The Actinomycetota bacterium genome window below encodes:
- the pilM gene encoding type IV pilus assembly protein PilM has protein sequence MALFGIGRVHIGLDVGTNAVRAAEMKGGDRNAVVTRFGQVLLPRGAVRDGEVEDPEAVGQALATLWKRAGFGSKTVRVGIANRRVVVRLIEMPSMSRQDLEGAIRFEAQDYIPIPLDDAVMDFEVVDEYTGTDGESPQMRVVVVAAEREMVDRLLTALRIAKLEPEVLELNAYPLIRGLGSVGSVAPEAEAIVDVGAGVTTVVVQQGGRIRFVRILNVGGDAFTQALVSSMQLDWEEAESLKHRASAAMAARMGETRDQEEEPPPDGGGYGDEETPASDIDADEPGYADPPGAFDERYEEPATRYEEEPDPPTEDDAYAEAEIGSGPDMERAIGLLSTQVERFVVEVRSSLDFYTAQADSMPLRAVILTGGGSLMGGLRSRLGAALRLDAELGRVFSKVRMGKVQMSPDQIAGAEPFLGVSVGLALGALED, from the coding sequence TTGGCCCTGTTCGGGATCGGTCGCGTCCACATCGGGTTGGACGTCGGAACGAACGCGGTGCGTGCAGCCGAGATGAAGGGCGGCGACCGCAACGCGGTCGTCACCCGGTTCGGGCAGGTGCTGCTCCCACGGGGGGCCGTCCGCGACGGTGAGGTAGAGGACCCCGAGGCGGTGGGTCAGGCGCTGGCCACCCTCTGGAAGCGGGCGGGGTTCGGGTCCAAGACCGTCCGCGTCGGGATCGCCAACCGTCGAGTGGTCGTCCGGCTCATCGAGATGCCCTCGATGTCGCGCCAGGACCTCGAGGGCGCCATCCGATTCGAGGCGCAGGACTACATCCCGATCCCGCTGGATGACGCCGTCATGGACTTCGAGGTCGTGGACGAGTACACCGGAACGGACGGCGAGTCGCCACAGATGCGGGTCGTCGTCGTCGCCGCCGAGCGCGAGATGGTCGACCGGCTCCTAACCGCGCTGCGCATCGCGAAGCTCGAGCCCGAGGTCCTCGAGCTCAACGCCTACCCGCTGATCCGTGGACTCGGCAGCGTGGGGTCGGTGGCCCCCGAGGCCGAGGCCATCGTCGACGTGGGAGCAGGGGTGACGACCGTCGTCGTCCAGCAGGGCGGACGGATCCGCTTCGTCCGGATCCTCAACGTGGGCGGCGACGCGTTCACCCAGGCTCTCGTCTCGTCCATGCAGCTCGACTGGGAGGAGGCGGAGTCGCTGAAGCACCGGGCCTCCGCGGCGATGGCCGCGCGGATGGGGGAGACGCGCGACCAAGAGGAGGAGCCGCCTCCGGACGGAGGAGGCTACGGCGACGAAGAAACTCCTGCATCGGACATCGACGCGGACGAGCCCGGTTACGCCGACCCCCCAGGAGCCTTCGACGAGCGGTACGAAGAGCCGGCCACGCGGTACGAGGAGGAACCCGATCCCCCGACCGAGGATGACGCGTACGCGGAGGCGGAGATCGGCTCGGGTCCGGACATGGAGCGGGCCATAGGACTCCTGAGCACCCAGGTGGAGAGGTTCGTCGTCGAGGTGAGGAGCTCCCTCGACTTCTACACGGCCCAGGCGGACTCCATGCCGCTGAGGGCCGTGATCCTCACCGGAGGCGGGAGCCTCATGGGGGGGCTGCGGTCGCGGCTGGGCGCCGCCCTCAGGCTCGATGCCGAGCTGGGCCGGGTCTTCTCGAAGGTTCGGATGGGGAAGGTGCAGATGTCGCCGGACCAGATCGCGGGGGCCGAACCATTCCTAGGCGTCTCCGTCGGCCTGGCCCTCGGGGCCCTGGAGGACTGA
- the pilO gene encoding type 4a pilus biogenesis protein PilO, whose product MPLRTRAILIGVGFVVLTMLWFFFLFRPNQARIAELRTEQQTTEQQIDQLRIRLAELQRLRDQEPMLRAQLARFTDALPEDPRLPDFILQVEEQANLAGIEFLSITPSLPAPYAGAGDPAAVPPAAPAGGGELQAISVSISTTGTYFELLDFILRLERQIPRAVRLNNFALAPTGETARGQSPTLQVTFDMQMFLLSPVPVAPGAAPQPPTTEAPASTEAPPPTET is encoded by the coding sequence ATGCCCCTGAGGACGCGGGCGATCCTGATCGGTGTGGGTTTCGTCGTGCTGACGATGCTGTGGTTCTTCTTCCTGTTCCGCCCGAACCAGGCTCGGATAGCCGAGCTCCGGACGGAGCAGCAGACGACCGAGCAGCAGATCGACCAGCTGCGGATCCGACTGGCCGAGCTCCAGCGTCTGCGCGACCAGGAGCCGATGCTGCGCGCGCAGCTGGCCCGTTTCACGGACGCGCTCCCGGAGGACCCAAGGCTCCCTGACTTCATCCTGCAGGTGGAGGAGCAGGCGAACCTGGCCGGGATCGAGTTCCTGTCGATCACACCCAGCCTCCCGGCTCCCTACGCGGGTGCCGGGGATCCCGCGGCCGTACCGCCCGCGGCTCCCGCCGGCGGCGGCGAGCTTCAAGCGATCTCCGTGAGCATCTCGACGACCGGCACCTATTTCGAGCTGCTCGACTTCATACTCCGCCTGGAGCGGCAGATCCCCCGCGCCGTGCGGCTGAACAACTTCGCGTTGGCTCCCACGGGAGAGACCGCCCGGGGTCAGTCGCCCACCCTTCAGGTGACGTTCGACATGCAGATGTTCCTGCTGTCTCCGGTCCCGGTCGCTCCGGGCGCCGCCCCCCAACCGCCCACGACCGAGGCCCCCGCGTCCACCGAGGCGCCACCGCCCACAGAGAC